The following are from one region of the Zonotrichia albicollis isolate bZonAlb1 chromosome 15, bZonAlb1.hap1, whole genome shotgun sequence genome:
- the PFDN1 gene encoding prefoldin subunit 1 isoform X2 codes for MAAPVDLELKKAFTELQAKVMDTQQKVKLADLQIEQLTKTKKHAHLTDTEVMMLVDETRMYEGVGRMFILQPKGVIHNQLLEKQRIAEEKIKELEQKKSYLERSVKEAEDNIWEMLMARRAQ; via the exons ATGGCAGCGCCCGTGGATCTGGAGCTGAAGAAG GCCTTCACCGAGCTGCAGGCCAAGGTGATGGACACGCAGCAGAAGGTGAAGCTGGCCGACCTGCAGATCGAGCAGCTCACCAAGACCAAGAAGCACGCGCACCTCACCGACACGGAGGTGATGATGCTGGTGGATGAGACCCGCATGTACGAGGGCGTGGGGCGGAT GTTTATTCTTCAGCCTAAAGGAGTGATTCACAATCAGCTCTTAGAAAAACAGAGAATAGCTGAAGAGAAAATTAAGGAGTTAGAG CAGAAGAAGTCATACCTGGAGCGGAGcgtgaaggaagcagaggacAACATCTGGGAGATGCTGATGGCCCGCAGGGCACAGTAG
- the PFDN1 gene encoding prefoldin subunit 1 isoform X1, with translation MAAPVDLELKKAFTELQAKVMDTQQKVKLADLQIEQLTKTKKHAHLTDTEVMMLVDETRMYEGVGRMFILQPKGVIHNQLLEKQRIAEEKIKELEADGNQLCAASTWQILKAASVPQYLQGRRWICLKAGS, from the exons ATGGCAGCGCCCGTGGATCTGGAGCTGAAGAAG GCCTTCACCGAGCTGCAGGCCAAGGTGATGGACACGCAGCAGAAGGTGAAGCTGGCCGACCTGCAGATCGAGCAGCTCACCAAGACCAAGAAGCACGCGCACCTCACCGACACGGAGGTGATGATGCTGGTGGATGAGACCCGCATGTACGAGGGCGTGGGGCGGAT GTTTATTCTTCAGCCTAAAGGAGTGATTCACAATCAGCTCTTAGAAAAACAGAGAATAGCTGAAGAGAAAATTAAGGAGTTAGAG GCAGATGGAAATCAGCTGTGTGCAGCCAGCACCTGGCAGATTTTAAAGGCAGCAAGTGTTCCTCAGTATCTGCAGGGAAGGAGGTGGATCTGTTTGAAAGCTGGCTCTTAG
- the HBEGF gene encoding proheparin-binding EGF-like growth factor, protein MDGRAVLIQALLAAVCSAAAGGLRRDELHNEVLHKGGGGGGVPVPATAPLLGGSPEKEGGGAASGDDFSELPRVAFLSKPQGLVTPKKKGNGNKRRKGKGLGKKRDPCLRKYKDFCIHGECKYIRELGAPSCICQPGYHGERCHGLLLPVEHPPSAYDHTTALAVVAVVLSSLCLVIIAALLMLRCHKRGGYDVENEEKIKLGITVNH, encoded by the exons ATGGACGGGCGGGCGGTGCTGATCCAGGCGCTGCTGGCGGCAG TGTgctcggcggcggcgggcgggctgCGCCGGGACGAGCTGCACAACGAGGTGCTGCACaagggcggcggtggcggcggggTGCCGGTCCCGGCCACGGCCCCGCTGCTCGGCGGCAGCCCCGAGAAGGAAGGCGGCGGAGCGGCCTCGGGGGACGACTTCAGCGAGCTGCCGAGAG ttgcCTTCCTGTCAAAGCCTCAAGGCCTCGTTACTCCCAAGAAAAAAGGCAACGgcaataaaagaagaaaaggcaaaggcCTGGGGAAGAAGAGAGACCCGTGCCTGCGGAAGTACAAGGATTTCTGTATTCACGGCGAGTGCAAGTACATCCGAGAGCTGGGAGCTCCCTCTTGCAT ATGCCAGCCAGGCTATCATGGGGAGCGCTGCCACGGCCTCCTGCTGCCAGTGGAGCACCCGCCCAGCGCCTACGACCACACCACAGCCCTGGCCGTGGTTGCTGTTGTCCTGTCCTCCCTGTGTCTCGTCATCATCGCAGCCCTGCTgatgctcag GTGTCACAAGAGGGGTGGCTACGATGTAGAAAACGAAGAGAAAATCAAGCTGGGCATCACTGTGAATCACTGA